In Cryptococcus gattii WM276 chromosome A, complete sequence, one genomic interval encodes:
- a CDS encoding Hypothetical protein (Similar to TIGR gene model, INSD accession AAW41628.1; CNB04380) has product MGNGAKAQAKRDRNTKAAAGKGDQSQLKSNAAAMTIQCVTCKAVFQGTSKQLVLQQHVDSKHPKSDIKTCFPTFAAA; this is encoded by the exons ATGGGTAAC GGTGCTAAGGCTCAAGCCAAGAGAGACAGGAATACTAAGGCAGCTGCAGGAAAGGGTGACCAGTCCCAGTTGAAGTCTAACGCC GCTGCGATGACCATCCAATGTGTGACTTGCAAGGCCGTCTTCCAAGGCACCTCTAAGCAACTTGT TCTTCAGCAACATGTTGATTCCAAACATCCTAAGTCTGACATTAAGACATGCTTCCCCACTTTCGCTGCTGCTTAG